Genomic DNA from Lagenorhynchus albirostris chromosome 20, mLagAlb1.1, whole genome shotgun sequence:
CTATCCACCATACCCACAATGCCTAATACAACGCACAGAGTCAGGGCACAACAAACAGTCATGGAGTGAATAAATGGTCAGGGAAGGGTTTGCACTTAAACTTAAGGGGCGCACTGAAGAATCAGAGTGCCCAAACAGAAGGCAAGATAGGTGCAAGGGCCTCGAGGAGGAGAGGCAGGCCAGCGTCGCAGGCGCGTGGGGAGTGAGGGCGAGCGCCGCAGGACGTGCagtcgggggcgggggggtgccGGGCTTCGCTCTGAGGATCGGTGAGCTGTGCAGGTGACAGCCAGGCGGGGACCctcactctcccctccctctcccctgcccagaGTTGGCGTCCCGGGAGCTGGAGAGCAAGTGCCGCGAGCTGGAGTCACAGCTGGCGGCGCGGGTGGCGGCCAACGCGGAGCTGCGGCGGGAAGTGGCGCAGCGCGAGGCGCTGGTGTCGGCGCTGCGCTGCAGCCTGCGCACCGAGGAGCGCCGCTTCCTGGAGGAGCTGCGTCGCCGCAGCCACCGAGCCACCGTGCTGGGCACTGAGCTGCAGAAGCACACCGAGGCGGCCGCCTACCTCTCCTACCAGCTGCACGCGGCGCGCCAGAAACTGCAGACTCCGCGCCCAGGCcccggcgccgccgccgccgcccccgagCCCCGGATCCGCCGGCGCGCACAGCGGGCCCGCCGCCCGCCCGCAGCCGAGGCCGCCGCCAAGGGCCCCGGCCGGGACTGGGCCGCCCGGGAGCGCTCGGCCGGCGCCCCGGACGACGCCGATGCCATGCCAGACCCCGCGCTCTTCCTCTACGCCCGGAGGCCCCCGCGGCCCAGTGGCCGCAGCCCGCGCCAGCCGCCTCCCCAGGAGCCCCCTGACCAAGCCACCCCGCCGGCCGCGCCCAGCCCGCCCAGTGCACCGGCGGACCCGGAGTAAGCGCGGGGCCggctgggaggggcggggcggggagcggGGGAAGGCGGGCCCGGGGCCCGACCAGGGACGCAGCTCTGGCCGCGCGGGCGGGTCCCAGGGGCTGAGGCAGCCGGTCCCTCCCCCAGGGAGCGGGCGGAGCCGGCCCCTGCTCCCCCGCCCCTTCGCCCCTCCCAGCCGCCCCCGCCTTTTGTATTTGCCAACAACGCCGAAGCTTTGAGCTCTCCCCTCCCGCCGGGGACCTCCTCCGCGGGGCCCAGCGAATGCATCCTTTTTCTAGGAGAGGACTCACAGTACCGATCTTTATCTGGTCCCCACCCTGCcactgggaggggaaggggaaggggcggGGGTCACGCCCTGCCCCGGGAAAGCTGACAATCATTTGGCGGGAGGGGGAAGCCTGGGCGGCCTACGGAAAGGAACCAGAGTGGCCCTTAGCATCCTTAGGCCTTCCAGCTCCCCGCTGcggcctcccccagccccccacggCTGCCCTTCCCGCCGAGCCTTCCTCCAAGGGGAAGTTCGGGGTGAGGTCTAGAGGCTGGACCTTTACCTTGGAAGCCGCTTCTCCTACCCCCTACCCTGTTGATAGGTCCTTACAGGTGAGCACGGAACACTTTAGAAGTCGCCTTCTCCAGAGCCTCCGATGGGGAAAGTGTGGACTTATTGAAGTTTGAGCTTCTGGAAATTAGCACCCATAGACCCTTAGAGAAGATTACAGAATGGGTTTGTGGCAGATCCTGGGCTAGAGCCGTCTCCAGCTCAGTTCTGCCCCAGGATGCCGACCTAGGTATTGACTCGGGACACGCCAGAGTCGGGCTGCCCCATCAGGCTTATGGAAGGGTTAGAAAGTGCTTTCAGGAGGTAGCTGGGAACCTGAAGGCTGCCCTGGGAGTTTTCCTAGTCCTGTTTATTGGTGCTAATTTTGCCCAGCTTCCTCATTAGCTGGCTGCACCCAGAGGCAGGAAGAAGGGCCCGGCTTCTTGGAAGTGGCAGCTGTTGAGAGAGGTTTGGgtttgctggggggagggggggagggagtggACAGGTTAGGCCCCAGCCTGGTCCTCTCCAGGAATGCCCCCAATCCTATCAGACCTGACAGTGGTGGGGTGCTTAGTGCCCTCTCTCTAGGAGAATACGGCCCACCTCCTAACGCGTTTCTCCCCATCTCCCTGTCACGACCAAAGGCAGGAAGTGAAGCTCCAGTCCAGTTCATTGCCCCCACCCAGTCCGGcctagaaagaaagacaaatcccTAGAACCCTGTCCTCTCATGCCATCCCTCCTCTGTTGGTCCTGCATCAAGTCCTAAGTGCCTGTGATGTCTTCCAGGGGCTGCCGTGGGAGGACATGGGGCAGGGAGAGTCCGTTTTCTCACTCACAAGCACCCATCCTGGCAGGTCCTGACCCTGGTTGGGGCTGAGCCTTCTGTTTGTCACCCAGGGGTCTGGGAGGTCCCTAGGGTGATGAACCCTTTTTCCGTCACGGCCCcatgaagaagagggagaaagaaccCCAATTATACCCTCTTTCACTGTCTATGTTAGAGGGAGCAGGACACCCGTGAGCTCACACATACGCAGCCACCTCCCAGCTCAGGACTGCTGAGCCCACTGAGCAATAACCAGGCCTGGTCTAGGTGTCCGCCACCGAGGCACCCGTGGAACGGACCGTGCTGTCCAGTCTCAGGGGCCACAGTAGTGGCCTAGGGTCCTTGCTTTGCCTGCTcccacctctctcctccccagtctCTGTGGCTGTGCCTCTACCCTCTGTGTCCCCTCAAGTGTGGGCGACCCACCGTACCCCCTCGACCCGTTGCCTTTCCTTTCAGAGCAGGTGTGAGTGAGGAGGCCTGTCTCTGCTCTCGGCTGCTCTCACCTGACGGGGCCCAGAGGATCCTGGGCAGGAGGGAAAGGGGGTCTTTCTGGAGGCAGCCTCATCTTCCACAATCAAACTTTTGGGGTGAACCGGGTGACTTTGTTACACCAATTCTTCTACAGAGATGGTGAAGTACTTTATCCACCCGCCCACCCACTAAAAGCCATAGCTACGCCCACCTGGCCTCCCCCGGCTCTATAGCAAtagccctcttcctccttccctcctgtgtaCCCGAGCTGTCTGGCTGGGGGCCCCCAAACCCCCTACTGCACGGATCCTCCCGtggcctgcctgcctctccccaaGTGACCCCATCAGCACCTCCCACCTCCTGTCCCTCTTCCAGCAATCAGAGATGATGACACTTAATTGTGAGGTACTTGGAGGTACCCCACATGAAGGTCCAGCGTGCTGGGGCGGCTGACTCGCTGACTCCCAGCTGAGGTGTCGGGGTGCCTTGGAAACGAAATAAAGTGagcacccctcccacctccactcaGCCAGCTGGGGCAGGGGCCAAGGCAAATACAGGGTTCAGATTTTATGAGAAATTCCcgttccctctccctctcctggaaATAATGGACAGAggcttcctgcctctctcctgcaCCTGGGTTTGGAACAGAACCCTCAGGGCAGCAGAATAAGACTGGGAGTCAGTGGCCTGCCCTTGGCCTCAGCGGTCAGAAACTCCTCAGCCTTGCCCTCAGCTTCTGGCCCTCCCCTTCTCCTAGCCTGGGGGACCCGCCCTGCCAAGGGAAGGACGCCCTCCCTTGAGCCCCTAAAAAGTTTGGGTGGCTAGAAGGGAAACGAttgtttccttccctctccctgttctccacctctcccctcttctctgctGCATGAATACCCATTGGGGGAGGACTGTGTTGACATGGACACTCAGGGGCCCTAGTTGGAACCAGGAGCTGCAGGTGGGGACCCCTCCCCGTTCTGGAAGCCAATCAGGGACCTGTGGGCAATACAGCATGAGGCTTTGTACCCCTGCCCCCCAATATCCCACCCACAGTAGCCTGCAGTTTGGGGGGCCAGGCCAGGGCTGAAATGGGGTAGCCCTTCCCCAAACAAGCAGCAGAATAGAGGTCTCCCtgatggagaggaaggaggccgagagggtgtggaggagcATCTCCTCATCACGGAGAGCCAGGGATCTCTAAGCACCCTCTCGCTGAGGTGCCAGCCTTGAATGGGGGACGCGCGAGGCTTCAGAGCCACCTGGCAGGAGCCCCATGGGCGCGGCAGAGGGATCCTGCTCCAAGTTCTCTGTTGGCTGCGCTTTTTAATCCAATGCTTTTCAGAGTGTATTCACTCACCCACAGAAATAGAACCCTGTGCTTTAGGGGTGACTGTCATATGCCTTATTcttaataaaatatctgaaaaacacACAAGTCAGACTTTTTTCCTGTGGGCACTCTGCGCCCCCATCCCCTCAGCCCACCACAGGTCTGTGGAAAGGCCGTGGAGGAGACAGCGAATGGTTTGGGAGTTAGCCAGGGGGTTGGGTGAGACTGGCAGCTGAGACCCTGAAGTCCCCTCAGTAGGCATTCCTCACATAGAGCATAAGGCGTTCATCTGAGATGTCTGTCCTGATGCTCAGGTTAGCCCTGTCCCTCTCTCCATGCCACCCCAACCCAAATGAACAAACAAGACCTTAGATTAGAGGCTCCTGGCTAGGGTTGGCAGGGGTAGATTGGAAGGGTTCCGTGCCTGGAATTGCCCATTGTTGTGGCCTAGAAGGAATCCTGGGGTTCTGGACGTCTTTGGCTATGCCAGTTCTTCTGCCCTGACAACCATCTCCATCTGATCCAGATGCAAGAAGCCCAGCATCCCGAAGAAGAGCCCTAATCTTATCCTCCACTAACAAGGGCTATCCAAGGACTGCGGTCTGGGAGCTCAGCACACTCAGCATCTTCAGGCCTGTACATTTTCAATGTAGGTCTATGTTGTGGATGGCTCTAGGAGAAAAAGCAGCAGCTCTGCCTTCTAAGAACGCAGGGGACGTATTGGTTTTGCCTGCAACCTTTCTTCTGATAACAGTACCTATTACTTCCTTTCAGGCAACAGCCTTCTCCCAGCTTAGTCAATGTGTTGCAGGGCTCTGACCCCACCCATGTGACCCAGGTAAGGTAGGTCGCACTGATTGGGCTGGAGATGGGCATGCAACTCTAAGCCAATAAGAGTCCATCTCAGAACTTTTACTGTAACCATTCATTTAACACACCAAgttaggtgctagggatacagcaGGGAACCAAACAGAACTACTGAAGGACAAATTCTTGGGTGGCTGACATGGCAGAACATCAGCTTGGAAATCTGGTGGGCTGTTTGCCGTCACCGGGGACGGGGCTACCTGATTATGAAGCTCCACAAAAGAAGTAAAACCTAGAAAGGGGGaggcaattcctttttttttttttttctgtcatgagtggtttttttttttaatttttgtgacatatagttgattgacaatgttgtattaatttctgctgtacagcaaagtgattgagttatacatatatattctctttcatattcttttccattatggtttatcataggatattgaatatagttccctgtgctgttggaccttgttgtttgaCAGTTCCTTATAATTAAGCTGCCTGGATCCTGCTATGCCTGCAGCCCATATACCTGTGCCTTTTTCAGTTATATAGACCAATAAGCAGCCCCCCCGCCACTTTTGTATTTAAATGATCAGCATTAATTTGTGGgggttttctgctttttattttaacctaaatttagacttagagaaaagttgcaaTAATGATGCAGAGTTCCTGCCTGTCTCTCACCCAGCTtctcctaatgttaacatcttattttATCATAGTACAATTATCCAAACCAAGAAATTAACATCGGTACGTGGCTATTAACTAAACCACAGACTTTATTTGAGTTTCACCAGGTTTTCCCCTAgggtcctttttctgttccaggaaccTATCCAGGGTCCCAttccatttagttattttttccttagtctcctccaatctgtgaCACACTTTTAAAAGCCATTTTGAGTTGGATTTTAGTGCCTTGCTAACCCCATGAGACCTGATGATGTCAAAGAGCAAATAATCAGTGGGGGAGAGACAAGTGGACCCCAACTAATAAAGtacattgaataaaatatttgctgaactctAAGGAGGGGATGACTGCTTCCAGCTGCCAGGACTGAGAAACAGTTTCACAGACACAATGGTATCTGAGCTTGATTTCATAGACCTTGATTTCATGCCTCTTTTCCCATGATGCTTCTCCCACAGAAGTTGGCATTGAGAAAAggtaaatgacttgctcaaggtcacatagtgaAGGAGTCAGGGATGGAGATAGATGACGTCACATACAGTCAtgcacaggggattggttccaggacactcCCCCCaaactccctccccctcccccctcctccacaGAAACCAAATCTGAGGCTGCTTAAGACCCTGATAgaaaatgggaattccctggcagtccagtggttaggactctgtgcttccattgccaGGGGCCCAGacttgatccctggttgaggaactaatcCCTCAAGCCATGTGGTGAggccttaaaatttaaaaaaaggcatagtatttgcatacatCCTCCcttattctgtatttatttatttattctttggccATGTTGCTCTgcttgtgggatcatagttccccaaccagggatccaacccaggcccctggcagtgagagcatagAGTCCTAACTGTTGGACTGTCAGGAACACCCAATTCtcccttatactttttttttttcttaacattttggtatatatatatatttttttctttttctttttaaatatttatttatttatttatttagctgcactgggtcttagttgtggcatacatgtgggatctagttccctgactagggatcaaacccagtccccctgcattgggagcatggagtcttaaccactgtgccaccagggaagtcctctcccttatactttaaatcatctctagattactaaTAATTCCTAGTACAATgtgaatgctatgtaaatagtcaTAAATGCAGTGTaaattgtaaatacaatgtaaatgctatgtaagtagttgccactgtaacaaattcaagttttgctttttggaacattctggaattttttttttaatattcttgggagttccctgggtCTAGTGGTTAGTGTTCAGCGCTTTCACAGCTgtggcccaagttcaatccctggtcggggaattccCACAAGCCCCATGGTGCcgacaacaaaaattttttttttttcaaaaatattttttttaatttatttttttgatccgCGGTTGGTTGAACCATTCATGcggatgcagaacccacagatacggagggccaacCTGCATATTGATTCCTACCCAGTGTGCCCAGGTGGAGGAGACAGGGCAGCCCTGGCTGCCCCATCTTCGTTTCTCGCTCCAGCCTCTGGGGATCAGGTTTGAGCCCAGGGTGAACTAAGGCTAGAGCTGTAACAGGCCCAGGAAGTATGGCCCAGGCCTCCTCTGCTAGTCCCTAGCCTTTTATCTCCCCAGGTAGCTGAGGAAGGGAAGGACCAGCCCTGGGTAAACATCTACCCAGGACTCTGGGGTCCCATTTCAagtagagaaaaaggagagaagaagaggaagggggagagggattgGCCTTTGGGTCCTCCCAGAGACCCCTGTGGGTTCTAGGCTGAGCCCAGCCCAGAGTCACAGTACAGAGCAGAGATGTGCAATGTCAGCACCACCTAACTCAGAGATCATATTTTTCAatcctttcattttatagatcatgagactgaggcccagggagtctTACTAACTGTCACCCCTCCTGGCAATTCTGACCACACAGGTTTGGGTTGAGGGAGGTGGACCCTCTCTCATGGGTTCCTGGAGTCAGGCCATTGGGGTAGGGGACTCCTTCCTGCAATCCGGGAGGTTTGGGTCCCAGCTCACCTCTCCAACCCCTTGGGAACTCTGAAAATGAGGGGGGAAAATAGGAATGCCCAGCTGAATGGGCACATCCATCATAACAATAATTAGGGAGATGGGAGGCTTTAAGCAGACTCATTACGTAGGGTAGGTCTCAGCCTCGGTAAACTTCCCTTTGTATTTACTTAGCATCTGTACCCAGAAGCCATAAAGATGGGGAATACCATCCAGGCAGGCAGCCCTGAGGATGGGGACTGCGTAACAGGAGCCTGCTAAGGAAATGGGAAGAGGATCCACAGAAGCTATGTTGCAGGCTCGAAGGCTGCTGGGACTGCTTAGCCACTAGGCCCCTGGACAGACTGGTCATTAGCGCCCTTCCTTACTTACCAGTAGGCGCTTGCAGACCTTGATCATAAGGAGGACATAGGAGTAAGGCCAGGGCAAGGTATAGGCCGGTTCCTCTCCAGGGCTCAGCCTGGTGGGTCTCAGCTAGGCATCACGGAAATGATCTGAAGCTCTGTATACAAAGGTCAAAGCATACAGTACATAAAAGGAATATTTGCTCAGAAAGCCCAGATATTATAAATATCTGGTGAAACCCCGTGGAGGCATCTAAAGGACTGCTTGGCTCTGCCTATACCCGGGACCTCCATTCAACCAACCACTGTGCATTAAGCACCTACGATGCATCAGGCTCTGGGGAGATGCTGGGGATACCTGATAAATAAGGTATGGTCGTTGCCTTCAAGAAGTCCCCTGGTCTAGCAGCTGGACTCCTCACCGGAGAACCAGACATCCTAGTTTGGCCAAGACAGTGTTGGTTTATGCCTGTTGTCCCAAGGTCCTTATTAATAGTGGCCACTTTCACTCCCAGAGTGTCCTGGTTTGCATGATACATCACATGGTCACCCTAACCATAGCGCAATGTATAGGCAATGGTGGAAATAGTTGGGGAAAGTGATGGGAGTAGTTGTTGTTAAGACTATGGTGAGAAGACATTGGTGGAAGCAGCTTGAAAGTAAGAAATAGTCTGCTTAATATGTGATTGGACCACCAGACGATAGAGAAAGTGGTCAGAGGATGATGctttttgtgtgtatctgtttCCCTATCCCCAGGCTTGCTGCTCAGTGTTAAAACAGGGCTACGCTTTTGGTTATGAGCAGTGTTACCAACATGGAGGGGGCTTCCAACTTCAGCTACACTGGACTAGGTACAATTCTCCAAATTCCTTAAGTTTCAGTTGGGAGACTGGTTAAAAGACTTATGGTACATCTACACACTGagatattatccagccataaaatgTAATGAGAAAGCTCTTTGTGTACTGATATCTCCAGAATATAGTAAGTAAAAAAATCAGGGTAAAGTATGTTACCATTTGTGTAACTAaagggaaatacacacacacacacacacacacacacacacacactcttatatGCAAAGAATATCTCTAGAAGAATATAAAAGAACTGGTAATCCTGGTGGTCTGGGAAGGAAAATCAGATGGCTGGGGGCAGGTGACAGATTTCACTGTATGCCCTTTTATGCTTTTTGAAAtttgaaccatgtgaatgtaTTCAAAGttctaaatgaaattaaaaggttttaaaaaaaatagtgaataaaTTCCCAGGGTCCCTCTTTCTGTGTCTTCCCATATGATTCCTCTGTCTTGCTCATTAAAATCCTTCTTATCCTTCAAAGCTTCAGAGGGGCTTCTTcccagaagccctccctgactgccTCCCCTGCACACTCAGAACAGCCTTCTTTAAAGGCTTTTATTCTGCAGCCTTAGACATGAGATTGCTGTGTGCATCTCTCTTCACCCACCAGATTGAAACTTCTCCTGGCAGGGACTGGGTCTGGTTCATCTCTGATCTTCCTGCAGTACTGAGCTCCTGCAAGCTTTGCTTGAAAGAGAGAGTGAAGTATTTTACACTATCTAAAGTGCTTTGATGATCACTATCTCCTCCCAACAGTTAGGTAAGAGGCCAGACAATGGATGTTTTTATTTGACAGAGGAAGCTCCTGAGATTCAGAGGCGTGATAgtcaagtgacttgctcaaggtttcGAGAAGAGACAAGGTTGCAGGATGCAGATTTCCAATCCAACTCCGTGTTAGGTTCATGTACCACCTGACTGCCCACCTTCCATGTGGTGGGCTGTAGTcaggtcttgtttttatttccagcctTCTTGTGCAATAGTCCAAACTCGTCTCCCCCGGTCTAGCTCAGTCCCCTTATCCTCCACACAGCAACCAAAGCATTTCTCACCTCCCTTCCTCTTGCTTAAGTGCTTAAAGCCTTTCACTGGCTCCCCTTCCCATCACTCGTACTCCAGGACAAAGTCcattttcctctgcaatttttatgAGGCACTAGGCCCACCCCAGCCAACCTCTGCAGCTTCAGCTTCCCAATTTCTATTAGTTCCTGGAATATGCCTTAAGTGCTTCCCAATGGCTTCCTGGGCCTGTGCAAGGAAGACCGTCTCACCGTCTCGGCTTGGAGAACTTCAGCTCACTGGCAAGACCTGGTAAAATGTCATCTGGGCAGCATTCTCTGACTTCACTTCTCAGTCCCCACCAGGCCCCAAACATCTGAAAACACGAACTACTGTAAAGTGTCCAGGCTGTGGATTTAGCCTGTTCTAGCAAAAGTCTTgctctctgtgtgaccttgatctTAGCTTCCTCCACtcaaaaatggggataatgtgcCAGCGCGGATGTGAGGACGCATCTGGTGGGGGGTGTCGAGGCCGCTGGCAGAGGGGAGCCCGTTGTGGCTCAGGACAAAGTTTGGTGGGCTCATCTCTGGTACTTCATCCCTATTAGCCACCCGCCATCCCTGCCTCTTGTGACCATGCCCTAGGctaccctccaccccctcctcaaGAAGCCAGACGCACACCCGCTCCACCCCTTCGGGGACGGCAAGCTCGGTGAGCACGGCGCTGAGGGTCATATTAACACCTCAGATTAGACACCGCGTGGTCATTTGGCAGATCTGCAATAGGAAGCCATTGGGGGAGGGGACTGTAAGCAATAGTAGTCCAGACGAGTCTCCCCGCAAGGTCAAGGTGCCCGCCCGACGGGCAACGAACCGCAAGGACTCCTCTCCGTAGCCCCGCCCCTCGAGGGGGCCCGAAACCTTTCTCTAGCCAGAGCCAGGGTACGTTCCCTTTAAGGCGTTCAAGAAAGTCACCACGTTGGTACACAGCGAACGAGGCGTGGCGTATTTTGTCCCTCGCCGGCCTTCGTGGGCCGGGCCGGGCGCGAGGGCGGGGCAAGGGAGCGGCGGTGGGGTCAAAGGCCATAGCGCGCACCACGTGGGCCGGTGACTCCGTCCTTCCCGCAGCTGCAGCGGCGCGCAGGGCACTTGGGTTAGTGGCGCGGCGGGCGGCGCGGACAGCCGAGGCGGACGCCCGCTCCCGCCGCCATGGTCATCAAAACAGACGAGTTGCCGGCGGCCGCCCCGGCGGACAGCGCCCGGGAGCCCAGCTCGCAGGCCGGTGGCAAGGGGCGGCCGGGCGCGACGGGTGAGCGGGGCCGGGGTCGGGGGGCAGCAGGGCGGGAGGCTGAATCGGGCCGAGTGGGCGGGGGGGTTCGGGGTTGCGCGGGGACCGCCGCCTTCCCTCCGCGCCTGGCTGGGTTGCATCTCGCCGAGTCCTCCACCGGGCGCCCCCGCCCTGAAGGTCACCTTCACTGTCGCCCCCGCCTGCGGCCCGGGCTTCACACGTGGGGTCCCGGGGCGGGCAGCGGCGGCTAACACACGCGTGCCAGATCGCGGGGAGACGTGCACGCGCATGCAGTTTCGGGGTGTGCCGGCTCCGCAGACGGACGGACGCGGCGGCCCCACCCCCTACGCCCCCGGGCATGGGGAACTCTCCGGACTGGGGTCACTTGACACTTGTTCCGTCAAGCACCCCCTTCGCGTCAGGATCCCAAGCATTCCCTGTGCACAGGGCTGCAGGCTTGCGAGTTAGACTCAGCTTGGGACTTCTCAGGCTTGGTCTGTGGGAAGAGTGCAAGTTGGGGTGTGTGTTTCGTGAGGGGGTTTCTGTGGTTCGTTCCCAGAGGCAAGGCTTTAACCCCAGGTCTGCAGGGTCTGATCTCCGTCCTGTAAGATGTCGGCCTGGAGGGCAGACCTGGGGGTCTGCCTGTGTATGGGGGCAAAGCCAAACTCCTTGGCAGGAGGTGGTGTTTGTGGCAGAACTTGATCATTAACCCGCCTTATTGCGAAAAGTGGGTCAGCCCAGAGTTGCTGTTTTTAAGGCAAAGGTCATCAGCATGGAGTCAAGCTCCCAGTTCTCCCCCGTGGGGCTGTGTGGCATTGGCTTTGGGAGTGGCTGCAGTTTTTCTCAGGTGAGGCCTGCCTCTCTCCTGGGCCTCCTCTGTTCCCTCTGTTTCTTCCATCACATCTTTGACTACAACCCTGAGGTTGGAAGCCCCTTCCCAGCCCTTGGGTTGTCATCTCCAAACCTTCCTCAGAGTCCCAGGGCTGGGCTGTGTCCCTCTCTGCCCTGAGTGACAGTGGGAGTGCAGAACTCCCCGTGCCTCCCACTCCCCATAACTCTCCTCAAAAGGG
This window encodes:
- the CCDC92B gene encoding coiled-coil domain-containing 92B is translated as MDTVSLEHQIQSVQRHISFLKKEQMALLRDLHLEILRLQKRCSELTHDLEMKEAQSHQQELASRELESKCRELESQLAARVAANAELRREVAQREALVSALRCSLRTEERRFLEELRRRSHRATVLGTELQKHTEAAAYLSYQLHAARQKLQTPRPGPGAAAAAPEPRIRRRAQRARRPPAAEAAAKGPGRDWAARERSAGAPDDADAMPDPALFLYARRPPRPSGRSPRQPPPQEPPDQATPPAAPSPPSAPADPE